The Thermoplasmata archaeon genomic sequence CTCCCTTCTCGCCGAGCGGCGTCCCGAGGATCTCGTTCGCTCGGTTCGCGATCACCTCGTTCGCGTTCATATTCGTCGAGGTGCCGCTGCCCGTCTGGAAGATGTCGAGCGGGAACTGGGTGTCGAGCTTGCCCTCCATGACGTCCTCCGCGGCCTTGACGATCGCCTTGCCGATCTTCGAGTCGAGGAGGCCCAGCTCCATGTTCGTCTCCGCCGCCGCCTTCTTGATGAGCCCGAGCGCGTAGATGAAGCGCCGGCCGAACCGGATCCCGCTGATCGGGAAGTTCTCGATGGCCCGCTGGGTCTGGGCGCCCCAATATGCGTCTTTCGGGACTTTGAGCTCTCCGAGGAAGTCTTTCTCGGTGCGATAGTCCGTCATGCACCCTCGCCATCGGACGAGAGAGCGGGCGGGACATTAACCTTGCCAACGTTCCGTACGGACGCGCGCTCGTCCGAACGCCCACGGCCCGAAGGACGGTCGACGACGCGTGAGAGCGCCGTCACAGGGGTCGGATCTCCTGCCCTCCCGGACCCGTCACTGGCCCTTAGGACGTCCTTCGTCCTGACGACCTCCCTTTCCTCCCGTCCCGGCGGGAGGTCCCCGGAGTGTCACTCGTCACGATGACAAGGTATAATATAAACGCGTTATATTCAGTCTATTGATCCCCACCGGGAACGATCGGAAGGGTTTCATGCCGACAACGGCGCCGGCAGATCCGATCGTCGAAGAGGATCGGGTCTGTCCCGAATGCGGGAGCGAGCACCTCGTGCGCGACTACGCGCGCGGCGAGCTCGTCTGCGATTCCTGCGGCCTCGTCGTTAGTGAGAGCGCGATCGACGAGGGACCGGAGTGGGCGGCCTATTCCGTCGAGGAGAACGATCGCCTCGCGCGGACCGGAGCCCCCCGCAGCTACGTCGCAGGCGCCTCGGGCCTGACGACGGTCATCCCGCTCGCCAACAAAGACGCCCGCGGGAACACAATCCCGCTGCGGGAACGCGAGAAGTTCTACCGTATGCGGAAGCTGCAGCGCCACTCCGGCCATTCCCGCCCGGGGGAGCGGAGCCTGCCCGAGACGATTCGCTCGCTCGACCGCGTCGCCTCGCTCATGGGCCTCCCTCGGCCCGTCAAGGACGAAGCCGGGTTCATCTGCAAGAAGGCGCTCGAGAAGGGCCTCGTGCGGGGCCGCTCGATCGAGGCAATCGTCGCAGCGGCGGTCTACGCCGCGTGCCGCATCGACGGCGTCCCACGGACGCTCGACGAGTTACAGCAGGTGACGGGCGTCCGGAAGAAGACGATCGGCAAGGCGTACGGCGCGCTCCTCCGTGCGTTGACGTTGCGGGTTCCGCCGTCCCGTCCGTCCGACTACGTGAGCCGATTCTGCTCCCGCCTCGGACTGAGCAACGCGGTCGAGGCGGAGGCCCAGAAGATCCTGAAGGAGCTCGAGAAGATCGACAGCTCGATGTCCCTCTCCCCCGCTGGGACCGCGGCGGCGGCGATCTACCTGGCGTCGCTGGCGAGCGGCGAGCGCCGACCGCAGAAAGCGATCGCGAAGATCGCAGGGGTGAGCGAGGTGACCCTCCGCAACCGCTTCCAGTTCATGGAGGGGTTCATGCAACAGCTCGTCCTGCCGCGCGGGCGCGCGCCGAAAGTCAACACGCCGTCCGGCCCCACGGGCTGAGCGGCGCGACCTTGGATTCAGTCCGGCGCGAATCGGAGGAAAGGTTTGATATGGGGCGCTTGCGTGGCACGACCGGAGCCAAACGGATGTCCGAAAACGAGGGAGCGGGCGCCCCTGGCTCCGGACAATCGACCGATTCGTTCAAAGGGGCTCCCGACGAATTAGTAAACTCCCAAGAAGGCCCTCGCCTTGGGGCGTAGGGGCGACGTGATCCTATGGGCGCGGCGACCGTGACGCGGAACGATGTCTCCTGGATGATCGGGGGCCCCCAGGGGAGCGGCGTCGACTCGTCGGCGAACGTCTTCGCGCGCGCGTGCGCCGAGGGCGGCCTGCACGTCTTCGGCAAGCGGGAATTCTATTCGAACATCATGGGCGAGCATTCGTACTTCCATCTCCGCGCGCACACGCACATCGTGCGCTCCCACATCGATGCGGTGAACGTCCTTGCGACGTTCGAGGCGGAGACGCTCTTCCGCCATGCACGGGAGGTCACGGACGACGGCGTGATCGTGTACGATCCGTCCCTCGGCAAGACGCGTCTGTCCGACGTCCCGACGATCGAGAAGCGCCTGTACGCCGACCTGAAGACCTACCTGATTTCCCGCGGCGTCGGCGAGACGCTCGACGACATGCTCACCGCGTCGAAGCAACGCGGCGTGACCCTCGTCCCAATCCCGTTCAAGGACCTCATCGAGCACATTGCCGACGAATTCAAGATCGACCAGCTCAGCAAGATCTCCCGCGTCGTGAACATGCTCGCGGTCGGCGCGTCGTTCGGCCTCCTCGGGTTCGATTTCTCGATGATGGAAACGGCCCTCGCGGACGTGTTCCGCAACAAGCCGAAGGTCGTGAGCATGAACGCCTCGGGAGCGCGGAAAGCGTACGAGCTGGCGAAGTCCCTCGCGCCCGATTTCGGGTATCGCCTCGAGCGGGTCGCCCGGACGGAGCCGCGGCTCTTCTTGACCGGCAGCCAGGCGACGGCGCTCGGCAAGCTGTACGGAGGCATGCGCTTCCAGACGTACTACCCGATCACCCCCGCCTCGGACGAGAGCGAGTTCCTCGAGGAGAACGAGGTCCTCGAGCTGAACGGTCACGGCCTCGCGCCGGATGCGGCGGACGCCGGGAAGGAGAAGGGTTCCTCGATCCTGGTGGTGCAGACGGAAGACGAGATCGCCGCGGTGACGATGGCGACCGGCGCCGCGTTGACCGGAGCACGGTCGGCGACCGCCACGTCGGGACCGGGCTTCTCCCTCATGATGGAGGGAATCGGATGGGCCTCGATTAACGAGGTGCCTCTCGTCATCACACTGTACCAGCGGGCGGGCCCGAGCACCGGGATGCCGACGCGTCACGAGCAAGGCGACCTTCGGTTCGCGCTCCATGCGGGCCACGGCGAGGCGCCGCGGATTCTCCTCGCGTCCGGCGACTTCGAGGAGTGCATCCGCGACGGCTTCCTCGCGTTCAACTACGCGGACCGGTACCAGATGCCGGTGATCCACCTCGTCGACAAGGCGCTCGCGAGCAGCTACGCGACGCTCGAGGTGCCGGACCTCTCCGACCTGAGGGTCGACCGGGGCGCGCTCGCCGATCCGAACGGAGGCCATTCGAAGGACAATCCGTACAAGCGGTTCGACCTCGGGAACGGGCCGGTGTCCCCTCGGTCGTTCCTCGGCCAAGACGGCACGATCTTCTGGAACACGGGCGACGAGCACGACGAGTTCGGCCACATCACGGAGGATCCGGCGGTCCGGGACGCGATGATGGAGAAGCGGTTCGCGAAGCTCGACCTCGCGGCCCGCGAGATCCCCTCCGACGTCAAGGTCAAGTACTTCGGGCCGCAGGGGGCGCCGACCGTCATCGTGTCGTGGGGCTCGACGAAGGGCCCCCTCCTGGACGCGCTCGACCGCCTCTGGGCGGAGGGCGCGAAGATCGGCTACCTGCACGTCCGCCTCATCAACCCGTTTCCCGTCGACGAGGTCCTCGCGCACGTCGCGAAGGCGAGGCGCCGCATTGGCGTCGAGATGAACTTCGGAGCGCAGCTCGCCGGGATCGTCCGCGAGCGGACAGGGATCGCGATGACCCACTTCATCCAGAAGTACAACGGCCGGCCGATGTCGAATACGGAGCTGTACGAGGCGATCCGGGCGATCCTCCGCGGGAAGGCGGAGAAGAGGACGGTGTTGACCCATGGCACTTGAGCAGGTTCTGAAGTCATCCGATTTCGCGACGCAGGTCCACAACGACTGGTGTCCCGGATGCGGCGACTTCGGCATCCTCCGGACGATCCAGATGGCGCTCGCCGAGCTGAAGATGGAACCGC encodes the following:
- a CDS encoding 2-oxoacid:ferredoxin oxidoreductase subunit alpha; translated protein: MTRNDVSWMIGGPQGSGVDSSANVFARACAEGGLHVFGKREFYSNIMGEHSYFHLRAHTHIVRSHIDAVNVLATFEAETLFRHAREVTDDGVIVYDPSLGKTRLSDVPTIEKRLYADLKTYLISRGVGETLDDMLTASKQRGVTLVPIPFKDLIEHIADEFKIDQLSKISRVVNMLAVGASFGLLGFDFSMMETALADVFRNKPKVVSMNASGARKAYELAKSLAPDFGYRLERVARTEPRLFLTGSQATALGKLYGGMRFQTYYPITPASDESEFLEENEVLELNGHGLAPDAADAGKEKGSSILVVQTEDEIAAVTMATGAALTGARSATATSGPGFSLMMEGIGWASINEVPLVITLYQRAGPSTGMPTRHEQGDLRFALHAGHGEAPRILLASGDFEECIRDGFLAFNYADRYQMPVIHLVDKALASSYATLEVPDLSDLRVDRGALADPNGGHSKDNPYKRFDLGNGPVSPRSFLGQDGTIFWNTGDEHDEFGHITEDPAVRDAMMEKRFAKLDLAAREIPSDVKVKYFGPQGAPTVIVSWGSTKGPLLDALDRLWAEGAKIGYLHVRLINPFPVDEVLAHVAKARRRIGVEMNFGAQLAGIVRERTGIAMTHFIQKYNGRPMSNTELYEAIRAILRGKAEKRTVLTHGT
- a CDS encoding TFIIB-type zinc ribbon-containing protein, producing the protein MPTTAPADPIVEEDRVCPECGSEHLVRDYARGELVCDSCGLVVSESAIDEGPEWAAYSVEENDRLARTGAPRSYVAGASGLTTVIPLANKDARGNTIPLREREKFYRMRKLQRHSGHSRPGERSLPETIRSLDRVASLMGLPRPVKDEAGFICKKALEKGLVRGRSIEAIVAAAVYAACRIDGVPRTLDELQQVTGVRKKTIGKAYGALLRALTLRVPPSRPSDYVSRFCSRLGLSNAVEAEAQKILKELEKIDSSMSLSPAGTAAAAIYLASLASGERRPQKAIAKIAGVSEVTLRNRFQFMEGFMQQLVLPRGRAPKVNTPSGPTG